A single genomic interval of Phocoena sinus isolate mPhoSin1 chromosome 15, mPhoSin1.pri, whole genome shotgun sequence harbors:
- the GNAS gene encoding guanine nucleotide-binding protein G(s) subunit alpha isoform X8 has translation MRILHVNGFNGEGGEEDPQAARSNSDGEKATKVQDIKNNLKEAIETIVAAMSNLVPPVELANPENQFRVDYILSVMNVPDFDFPPEFYEHAKALWEDEGVRACYERSNEYQLIDCAQYFLDKIDVIKQADYVPSDQDLLRCRVLTSGIFETKFQVDKVNFHMFDVGGQRDERRKWIQCFNDVTAIIFVVASSSYNMVIREDNQTNRLQEALNLFKSIWNNRWLRTISVILFLNKQDLLAEKVLAGKSKIEDYFPEFARYTTPEDATPEPGEDPRVTRAKYFIRDEFLRISTASGDGRHYCYPHFTCAVDTENIRRVFNDCRDIIQRMHLRQYELL, from the exons ATGAGGATCCTGCATGTTAATGGGTTTAATGGAGA GGGCGGCGAAGAGGACCCGCAGGCCGCAAGGAGCAACAGCGATGG TGAGAAGGCAACCAAAGTGCAGGACATCAAAAACAACCTGAAAGAGGCCATTGAA ACCATCGTGGCCGCCATGAGCAACCTGGTGCCCCCCGTGGAGCTGGCCAACCCCGAGAACCAGTTCAGAGTGGACTACATTCTGAGCGTGATGAACGTGCCAGACTTTGACTTCCCTCCC GAATTCTACGAGCACGCCAAGGCTCTGTGGGAGGACGAGGGGGTGCGTGCCTGCTACGAGCGCTCCAACGAGTACCAGCTCATCGACTGTGCCCAGTA cTTCCTGGACAAGATTGACGTCATCAAGCAGGCTGACTATGTGCCCAGCGACCAG GACCTGCTGCGCTGCCGTGTCCTGACCTCTGGAATCTTTGAGACCAAGTTCCAGGTGGATAAAGTCAACTTCCA CATGTTCGATGTGGGCGGCCAGCGTGATGAACGCCGCAAATGGATCCAGTGCTTCAATG ATGTGACTGCCATCATCTTCGTGGTTGCCAGCAGCAGCTACAACATGGTCATCCGGGAGGACAACCAGACCAACCGCCTGCAGGAGGCGCTGAACCTCTTCAAGAGCATCTGGAACAACAG ATGGCTGCGCACCATCTCTGTGATTCTGTTCCTCAACAAGCAAGATCTGCTCGCTGAGAAAGTCCTTGCTGGAAAATCGAAGATTGAGGACTACTTTCCAGAATTTGCTCGCTACACTACTCCTGAGGATG CGACTCCTGAGCCCGGAGAGGACCCACGCGTGACCCGGGCCAAGTACTTTATTCGAGATGAATTTCTG AGAATCAGCACTGCTAGTGGAGACGGGCGCCACTATTGCTACCCTCACTTCACCTGCGCTGTGGACACAGAGAACATTCGCCGTGTGTTCAACGACTGCCGTGACATCATCCAGCGCATGCACCTCCGTCAGTATGAGCTGCTCTAA
- the GNAS gene encoding guanine nucleotide-binding protein G(s) subunit alpha isoform X3, with the protein MGCLGNSKTEDQRNEEKAQREANKKIEKQLQKDKQVYRATHRLLLLGAGESGKSTIVKQMRILHVNGFNGEGGEEDPQAARSNSDGSEKATKVQDIKNNLKEAIETIVAAMSNLVPPVELANPENQFRVDYILSVMNVPDFDFPPEFYEHAKALWEDEGVRACYERSNEYQLIDCAQYFLDKIDVIKQADYVPSDQDLLRCRVLTSGIFETKFQVDKVNFHMFDVGGQRDERRKWIQCFNDVTAIIFVVASSSYNMVIREDNQTNRLQEALNLFKSIWNNRWLRTISVILFLNKQDLLAEKVLAGKSKIEDYFPEFARYTTPEDATPEPGEDPRVTRAKYFIRDEFLRISTASGDGRHYCYPHFTCAVDTENIRRVFNDCRDIIQRMHLRQYELL; encoded by the exons atggGCTGCCTCGGAAACAGTAAGACCGAGGACCAGCGCAACGAGGAGAAGGCGCAGCGCGAGGCCAACAAAAAGATCGAGAAGCAGCTGCAGAAGGACAAGCAGGTCTACCGGGCCACGCACCGCCTGCTGCTGCTGG GTGCTGGAGAATCTGGTAAAAGCACCATCGTGAAGCAGATGAGGATCCTGCATGTTAATGGGTTTAATGGAGA GGGCGGCGAAGAGGACCCGCAGGCCGCAAGGAGCAACAGCGATGG TAGTGAGAAGGCAACCAAAGTGCAGGACATCAAAAACAACCTGAAAGAGGCCATTGAA ACCATCGTGGCCGCCATGAGCAACCTGGTGCCCCCCGTGGAGCTGGCCAACCCCGAGAACCAGTTCAGAGTGGACTACATTCTGAGCGTGATGAACGTGCCAGACTTTGACTTCCCTCCC GAATTCTACGAGCACGCCAAGGCTCTGTGGGAGGACGAGGGGGTGCGTGCCTGCTACGAGCGCTCCAACGAGTACCAGCTCATCGACTGTGCCCAGTA cTTCCTGGACAAGATTGACGTCATCAAGCAGGCTGACTATGTGCCCAGCGACCAG GACCTGCTGCGCTGCCGTGTCCTGACCTCTGGAATCTTTGAGACCAAGTTCCAGGTGGATAAAGTCAACTTCCA CATGTTCGATGTGGGCGGCCAGCGTGATGAACGCCGCAAATGGATCCAGTGCTTCAATG ATGTGACTGCCATCATCTTCGTGGTTGCCAGCAGCAGCTACAACATGGTCATCCGGGAGGACAACCAGACCAACCGCCTGCAGGAGGCGCTGAACCTCTTCAAGAGCATCTGGAACAACAG ATGGCTGCGCACCATCTCTGTGATTCTGTTCCTCAACAAGCAAGATCTGCTCGCTGAGAAAGTCCTTGCTGGAAAATCGAAGATTGAGGACTACTTTCCAGAATTTGCTCGCTACACTACTCCTGAGGATG CGACTCCTGAGCCCGGAGAGGACCCACGCGTGACCCGGGCCAAGTACTTTATTCGAGATGAATTTCTG AGAATCAGCACTGCTAGTGGAGACGGGCGCCACTATTGCTACCCTCACTTCACCTGCGCTGTGGACACAGAGAACATTCGCCGTGTGTTCAACGACTGCCGTGACATCATCCAGCGCATGCACCTCCGTCAGTATGAGCTGCTCTAA
- the GNAS gene encoding guanine nucleotide-binding protein G(s) subunit alpha isoform X6, which translates to MGCLGNSKTEDQRNEEKAQREANKKIEKQLQKDKQVYRATHRLLLLGAGESGKSTIVKQMRILHVNGFNGDEKATKVQDIKNNLKEAIETIVAAMSNLVPPVELANPENQFRVDYILSVMNVPDFDFPPEFYEHAKALWEDEGVRACYERSNEYQLIDCAQYFLDKIDVIKQADYVPSDQDLLRCRVLTSGIFETKFQVDKVNFHMFDVGGQRDERRKWIQCFNDVTAIIFVVASSSYNMVIREDNQTNRLQEALNLFKSIWNNRWLRTISVILFLNKQDLLAEKVLAGKSKIEDYFPEFARYTTPEDATPEPGEDPRVTRAKYFIRDEFLRISTASGDGRHYCYPHFTCAVDTENIRRVFNDCRDIIQRMHLRQYELL; encoded by the exons atggGCTGCCTCGGAAACAGTAAGACCGAGGACCAGCGCAACGAGGAGAAGGCGCAGCGCGAGGCCAACAAAAAGATCGAGAAGCAGCTGCAGAAGGACAAGCAGGTCTACCGGGCCACGCACCGCCTGCTGCTGCTGG GTGCTGGAGAATCTGGTAAAAGCACCATCGTGAAGCAGATGAGGATCCTGCATGTTAATGGGTTTAATGGAGA TGAGAAGGCAACCAAAGTGCAGGACATCAAAAACAACCTGAAAGAGGCCATTGAA ACCATCGTGGCCGCCATGAGCAACCTGGTGCCCCCCGTGGAGCTGGCCAACCCCGAGAACCAGTTCAGAGTGGACTACATTCTGAGCGTGATGAACGTGCCAGACTTTGACTTCCCTCCC GAATTCTACGAGCACGCCAAGGCTCTGTGGGAGGACGAGGGGGTGCGTGCCTGCTACGAGCGCTCCAACGAGTACCAGCTCATCGACTGTGCCCAGTA cTTCCTGGACAAGATTGACGTCATCAAGCAGGCTGACTATGTGCCCAGCGACCAG GACCTGCTGCGCTGCCGTGTCCTGACCTCTGGAATCTTTGAGACCAAGTTCCAGGTGGATAAAGTCAACTTCCA CATGTTCGATGTGGGCGGCCAGCGTGATGAACGCCGCAAATGGATCCAGTGCTTCAATG ATGTGACTGCCATCATCTTCGTGGTTGCCAGCAGCAGCTACAACATGGTCATCCGGGAGGACAACCAGACCAACCGCCTGCAGGAGGCGCTGAACCTCTTCAAGAGCATCTGGAACAACAG ATGGCTGCGCACCATCTCTGTGATTCTGTTCCTCAACAAGCAAGATCTGCTCGCTGAGAAAGTCCTTGCTGGAAAATCGAAGATTGAGGACTACTTTCCAGAATTTGCTCGCTACACTACTCCTGAGGATG CGACTCCTGAGCCCGGAGAGGACCCACGCGTGACCCGGGCCAAGTACTTTATTCGAGATGAATTTCTG AGAATCAGCACTGCTAGTGGAGACGGGCGCCACTATTGCTACCCTCACTTCACCTGCGCTGTGGACACAGAGAACATTCGCCGTGTGTTCAACGACTGCCGTGACATCATCCAGCGCATGCACCTCCGTCAGTATGAGCTGCTCTAA
- the GNAS gene encoding guanine nucleotide-binding protein G(s) subunit alpha isoform X5: MGCLGNSKTEDQRNEEKAQREANKKIEKQLQKDKQVYRATHRLLLLGAGESGKSTIVKQMRILHVNGFNGDSEKATKVQDIKNNLKEAIETIVAAMSNLVPPVELANPENQFRVDYILSVMNVPDFDFPPEFYEHAKALWEDEGVRACYERSNEYQLIDCAQYFLDKIDVIKQADYVPSDQDLLRCRVLTSGIFETKFQVDKVNFHMFDVGGQRDERRKWIQCFNDVTAIIFVVASSSYNMVIREDNQTNRLQEALNLFKSIWNNRWLRTISVILFLNKQDLLAEKVLAGKSKIEDYFPEFARYTTPEDATPEPGEDPRVTRAKYFIRDEFLRISTASGDGRHYCYPHFTCAVDTENIRRVFNDCRDIIQRMHLRQYELL; the protein is encoded by the exons atggGCTGCCTCGGAAACAGTAAGACCGAGGACCAGCGCAACGAGGAGAAGGCGCAGCGCGAGGCCAACAAAAAGATCGAGAAGCAGCTGCAGAAGGACAAGCAGGTCTACCGGGCCACGCACCGCCTGCTGCTGCTGG GTGCTGGAGAATCTGGTAAAAGCACCATCGTGAAGCAGATGAGGATCCTGCATGTTAATGGGTTTAATGGAGA TAGTGAGAAGGCAACCAAAGTGCAGGACATCAAAAACAACCTGAAAGAGGCCATTGAA ACCATCGTGGCCGCCATGAGCAACCTGGTGCCCCCCGTGGAGCTGGCCAACCCCGAGAACCAGTTCAGAGTGGACTACATTCTGAGCGTGATGAACGTGCCAGACTTTGACTTCCCTCCC GAATTCTACGAGCACGCCAAGGCTCTGTGGGAGGACGAGGGGGTGCGTGCCTGCTACGAGCGCTCCAACGAGTACCAGCTCATCGACTGTGCCCAGTA cTTCCTGGACAAGATTGACGTCATCAAGCAGGCTGACTATGTGCCCAGCGACCAG GACCTGCTGCGCTGCCGTGTCCTGACCTCTGGAATCTTTGAGACCAAGTTCCAGGTGGATAAAGTCAACTTCCA CATGTTCGATGTGGGCGGCCAGCGTGATGAACGCCGCAAATGGATCCAGTGCTTCAATG ATGTGACTGCCATCATCTTCGTGGTTGCCAGCAGCAGCTACAACATGGTCATCCGGGAGGACAACCAGACCAACCGCCTGCAGGAGGCGCTGAACCTCTTCAAGAGCATCTGGAACAACAG ATGGCTGCGCACCATCTCTGTGATTCTGTTCCTCAACAAGCAAGATCTGCTCGCTGAGAAAGTCCTTGCTGGAAAATCGAAGATTGAGGACTACTTTCCAGAATTTGCTCGCTACACTACTCCTGAGGATG CGACTCCTGAGCCCGGAGAGGACCCACGCGTGACCCGGGCCAAGTACTTTATTCGAGATGAATTTCTG AGAATCAGCACTGCTAGTGGAGACGGGCGCCACTATTGCTACCCTCACTTCACCTGCGCTGTGGACACAGAGAACATTCGCCGTGTGTTCAACGACTGCCGTGACATCATCCAGCGCATGCACCTCCGTCAGTATGAGCTGCTCTAA
- the GNAS gene encoding guanine nucleotide-binding protein G(s) subunit alpha isoform X11 — protein sequence MGCLGNSKTEDQRNEEKAQREANKKIEKQLQKDKQVYRATHRLLLLGAGESGKSTIVKQMRILHVNGFNGEGGEEDPQAARSNSDGQ from the exons atggGCTGCCTCGGAAACAGTAAGACCGAGGACCAGCGCAACGAGGAGAAGGCGCAGCGCGAGGCCAACAAAAAGATCGAGAAGCAGCTGCAGAAGGACAAGCAGGTCTACCGGGCCACGCACCGCCTGCTGCTGCTGG GTGCTGGAGAATCTGGTAAAAGCACCATCGTGAAGCAGATGAGGATCCTGCATGTTAATGGGTTTAATGGAGA GGGCGGCGAAGAGGACCCGCAGGCCGCAAGGAGCAACAGCGATGG ACAATAA
- the GNAS gene encoding guanine nucleotide-binding protein G(s) subunit alpha isoform X4, with amino-acid sequence MGCLGNSKTEDQRNEEKAQREANKKIEKQLQKDKQVYRATHRLLLLGAGESGKSTIVKQMRILHVNGFNGEGGEEDPQAARSNSDGEKATKVQDIKNNLKEAIETIVAAMSNLVPPVELANPENQFRVDYILSVMNVPDFDFPPEFYEHAKALWEDEGVRACYERSNEYQLIDCAQYFLDKIDVIKQADYVPSDQDLLRCRVLTSGIFETKFQVDKVNFHMFDVGGQRDERRKWIQCFNDVTAIIFVVASSSYNMVIREDNQTNRLQEALNLFKSIWNNRWLRTISVILFLNKQDLLAEKVLAGKSKIEDYFPEFARYTTPEDATPEPGEDPRVTRAKYFIRDEFLRISTASGDGRHYCYPHFTCAVDTENIRRVFNDCRDIIQRMHLRQYELL; translated from the exons atggGCTGCCTCGGAAACAGTAAGACCGAGGACCAGCGCAACGAGGAGAAGGCGCAGCGCGAGGCCAACAAAAAGATCGAGAAGCAGCTGCAGAAGGACAAGCAGGTCTACCGGGCCACGCACCGCCTGCTGCTGCTGG GTGCTGGAGAATCTGGTAAAAGCACCATCGTGAAGCAGATGAGGATCCTGCATGTTAATGGGTTTAATGGAGA GGGCGGCGAAGAGGACCCGCAGGCCGCAAGGAGCAACAGCGATGG TGAGAAGGCAACCAAAGTGCAGGACATCAAAAACAACCTGAAAGAGGCCATTGAA ACCATCGTGGCCGCCATGAGCAACCTGGTGCCCCCCGTGGAGCTGGCCAACCCCGAGAACCAGTTCAGAGTGGACTACATTCTGAGCGTGATGAACGTGCCAGACTTTGACTTCCCTCCC GAATTCTACGAGCACGCCAAGGCTCTGTGGGAGGACGAGGGGGTGCGTGCCTGCTACGAGCGCTCCAACGAGTACCAGCTCATCGACTGTGCCCAGTA cTTCCTGGACAAGATTGACGTCATCAAGCAGGCTGACTATGTGCCCAGCGACCAG GACCTGCTGCGCTGCCGTGTCCTGACCTCTGGAATCTTTGAGACCAAGTTCCAGGTGGATAAAGTCAACTTCCA CATGTTCGATGTGGGCGGCCAGCGTGATGAACGCCGCAAATGGATCCAGTGCTTCAATG ATGTGACTGCCATCATCTTCGTGGTTGCCAGCAGCAGCTACAACATGGTCATCCGGGAGGACAACCAGACCAACCGCCTGCAGGAGGCGCTGAACCTCTTCAAGAGCATCTGGAACAACAG ATGGCTGCGCACCATCTCTGTGATTCTGTTCCTCAACAAGCAAGATCTGCTCGCTGAGAAAGTCCTTGCTGGAAAATCGAAGATTGAGGACTACTTTCCAGAATTTGCTCGCTACACTACTCCTGAGGATG CGACTCCTGAGCCCGGAGAGGACCCACGCGTGACCCGGGCCAAGTACTTTATTCGAGATGAATTTCTG AGAATCAGCACTGCTAGTGGAGACGGGCGCCACTATTGCTACCCTCACTTCACCTGCGCTGTGGACACAGAGAACATTCGCCGTGTGTTCAACGACTGCCGTGACATCATCCAGCGCATGCACCTCCGTCAGTATGAGCTGCTCTAA
- the GNAS gene encoding guanine nucleotide-binding protein G(s) subunit alpha isoform X10: protein MLMGLMESNEKATKVQDIKNNLKEAIETIVAAMSNLVPPVELANPENQFRVDYILSVMNVPDFDFPPEFYEHAKALWEDEGVRACYERSNEYQLIDCAQYFLDKIDVIKQADYVPSDQDLLRCRVLTSGIFETKFQVDKVNFHMFDVGGQRDERRKWIQCFNDVTAIIFVVASSSYNMVIREDNQTNRLQEALNLFKSIWNNRWLRTISVILFLNKQDLLAEKVLAGKSKIEDYFPEFARYTTPEDATPEPGEDPRVTRAKYFIRDEFLRISTASGDGRHYCYPHFTCAVDTENIRRVFNDCRDIIQRMHLRQYELL, encoded by the exons ATGTTAATGGGTTTAATGGAGAGTAA TGAGAAGGCAACCAAAGTGCAGGACATCAAAAACAACCTGAAAGAGGCCATTGAA ACCATCGTGGCCGCCATGAGCAACCTGGTGCCCCCCGTGGAGCTGGCCAACCCCGAGAACCAGTTCAGAGTGGACTACATTCTGAGCGTGATGAACGTGCCAGACTTTGACTTCCCTCCC GAATTCTACGAGCACGCCAAGGCTCTGTGGGAGGACGAGGGGGTGCGTGCCTGCTACGAGCGCTCCAACGAGTACCAGCTCATCGACTGTGCCCAGTA cTTCCTGGACAAGATTGACGTCATCAAGCAGGCTGACTATGTGCCCAGCGACCAG GACCTGCTGCGCTGCCGTGTCCTGACCTCTGGAATCTTTGAGACCAAGTTCCAGGTGGATAAAGTCAACTTCCA CATGTTCGATGTGGGCGGCCAGCGTGATGAACGCCGCAAATGGATCCAGTGCTTCAATG ATGTGACTGCCATCATCTTCGTGGTTGCCAGCAGCAGCTACAACATGGTCATCCGGGAGGACAACCAGACCAACCGCCTGCAGGAGGCGCTGAACCTCTTCAAGAGCATCTGGAACAACAG ATGGCTGCGCACCATCTCTGTGATTCTGTTCCTCAACAAGCAAGATCTGCTCGCTGAGAAAGTCCTTGCTGGAAAATCGAAGATTGAGGACTACTTTCCAGAATTTGCTCGCTACACTACTCCTGAGGATG CGACTCCTGAGCCCGGAGAGGACCCACGCGTGACCCGGGCCAAGTACTTTATTCGAGATGAATTTCTG AGAATCAGCACTGCTAGTGGAGACGGGCGCCACTATTGCTACCCTCACTTCACCTGCGCTGTGGACACAGAGAACATTCGCCGTGTGTTCAACGACTGCCGTGACATCATCCAGCGCATGCACCTCCGTCAGTATGAGCTGCTCTAA
- the GNAS gene encoding guanine nucleotide-binding protein G(s) subunit alpha isoform X9, with the protein MRILHVNGFNGDEKATKVQDIKNNLKEAIETIVAAMSNLVPPVELANPENQFRVDYILSVMNVPDFDFPPEFYEHAKALWEDEGVRACYERSNEYQLIDCAQYFLDKIDVIKQADYVPSDQDLLRCRVLTSGIFETKFQVDKVNFHMFDVGGQRDERRKWIQCFNDVTAIIFVVASSSYNMVIREDNQTNRLQEALNLFKSIWNNRWLRTISVILFLNKQDLLAEKVLAGKSKIEDYFPEFARYTTPEDATPEPGEDPRVTRAKYFIRDEFLRISTASGDGRHYCYPHFTCAVDTENIRRVFNDCRDIIQRMHLRQYELL; encoded by the exons ATGAGGATCCTGCATGTTAATGGGTTTAATGGAGA TGAGAAGGCAACCAAAGTGCAGGACATCAAAAACAACCTGAAAGAGGCCATTGAA ACCATCGTGGCCGCCATGAGCAACCTGGTGCCCCCCGTGGAGCTGGCCAACCCCGAGAACCAGTTCAGAGTGGACTACATTCTGAGCGTGATGAACGTGCCAGACTTTGACTTCCCTCCC GAATTCTACGAGCACGCCAAGGCTCTGTGGGAGGACGAGGGGGTGCGTGCCTGCTACGAGCGCTCCAACGAGTACCAGCTCATCGACTGTGCCCAGTA cTTCCTGGACAAGATTGACGTCATCAAGCAGGCTGACTATGTGCCCAGCGACCAG GACCTGCTGCGCTGCCGTGTCCTGACCTCTGGAATCTTTGAGACCAAGTTCCAGGTGGATAAAGTCAACTTCCA CATGTTCGATGTGGGCGGCCAGCGTGATGAACGCCGCAAATGGATCCAGTGCTTCAATG ATGTGACTGCCATCATCTTCGTGGTTGCCAGCAGCAGCTACAACATGGTCATCCGGGAGGACAACCAGACCAACCGCCTGCAGGAGGCGCTGAACCTCTTCAAGAGCATCTGGAACAACAG ATGGCTGCGCACCATCTCTGTGATTCTGTTCCTCAACAAGCAAGATCTGCTCGCTGAGAAAGTCCTTGCTGGAAAATCGAAGATTGAGGACTACTTTCCAGAATTTGCTCGCTACACTACTCCTGAGGATG CGACTCCTGAGCCCGGAGAGGACCCACGCGTGACCCGGGCCAAGTACTTTATTCGAGATGAATTTCTG AGAATCAGCACTGCTAGTGGAGACGGGCGCCACTATTGCTACCCTCACTTCACCTGCGCTGTGGACACAGAGAACATTCGCCGTGTGTTCAACGACTGCCGTGACATCATCCAGCGCATGCACCTCCGTCAGTATGAGCTGCTCTAA
- the GNAS gene encoding guanine nucleotide-binding protein G(s) subunit alpha isoform X7, whose protein sequence is MEDAPQILLVFFDPGAGESGKSTIVKQMRILHVNGFNGEGGEEDPQAARSNSDGSEKATKVQDIKNNLKEAIETIVAAMSNLVPPVELANPENQFRVDYILSVMNVPDFDFPPEFYEHAKALWEDEGVRACYERSNEYQLIDCAQYFLDKIDVIKQADYVPSDQDLLRCRVLTSGIFETKFQVDKVNFHMFDVGGQRDERRKWIQCFNDVTAIIFVVASSSYNMVIREDNQTNRLQEALNLFKSIWNNRWLRTISVILFLNKQDLLAEKVLAGKSKIEDYFPEFARYTTPEDATPEPGEDPRVTRAKYFIRDEFLRISTASGDGRHYCYPHFTCAVDTENIRRVFNDCRDIIQRMHLRQYELL, encoded by the exons GTGCTGGAGAATCTGGTAAAAGCACCATCGTGAAGCAGATGAGGATCCTGCATGTTAATGGGTTTAATGGAGA GGGCGGCGAAGAGGACCCGCAGGCCGCAAGGAGCAACAGCGATGG TAGTGAGAAGGCAACCAAAGTGCAGGACATCAAAAACAACCTGAAAGAGGCCATTGAA ACCATCGTGGCCGCCATGAGCAACCTGGTGCCCCCCGTGGAGCTGGCCAACCCCGAGAACCAGTTCAGAGTGGACTACATTCTGAGCGTGATGAACGTGCCAGACTTTGACTTCCCTCCC GAATTCTACGAGCACGCCAAGGCTCTGTGGGAGGACGAGGGGGTGCGTGCCTGCTACGAGCGCTCCAACGAGTACCAGCTCATCGACTGTGCCCAGTA cTTCCTGGACAAGATTGACGTCATCAAGCAGGCTGACTATGTGCCCAGCGACCAG GACCTGCTGCGCTGCCGTGTCCTGACCTCTGGAATCTTTGAGACCAAGTTCCAGGTGGATAAAGTCAACTTCCA CATGTTCGATGTGGGCGGCCAGCGTGATGAACGCCGCAAATGGATCCAGTGCTTCAATG ATGTGACTGCCATCATCTTCGTGGTTGCCAGCAGCAGCTACAACATGGTCATCCGGGAGGACAACCAGACCAACCGCCTGCAGGAGGCGCTGAACCTCTTCAAGAGCATCTGGAACAACAG ATGGCTGCGCACCATCTCTGTGATTCTGTTCCTCAACAAGCAAGATCTGCTCGCTGAGAAAGTCCTTGCTGGAAAATCGAAGATTGAGGACTACTTTCCAGAATTTGCTCGCTACACTACTCCTGAGGATG CGACTCCTGAGCCCGGAGAGGACCCACGCGTGACCCGGGCCAAGTACTTTATTCGAGATGAATTTCTG AGAATCAGCACTGCTAGTGGAGACGGGCGCCACTATTGCTACCCTCACTTCACCTGCGCTGTGGACACAGAGAACATTCGCCGTGTGTTCAACGACTGCCGTGACATCATCCAGCGCATGCACCTCCGTCAGTATGAGCTGCTCTAA